From the genome of Paraburkholderia sp. ZP32-5:
GGCGACCATGCTGGTCACGTTGCGAAAGCGGCTCGCCGGCATCAAGGATGCCGTCGTGATCGTCGTCAATCCGCCGCCGGTGCAAGGTCTCGGCGCGGCGGGCGGCTTCAAGCTGATGCTCGAGGATCGCGGTGGACTCGGTCCGCAGGCGCTTGCGCAAGCGGCCAACGCGCTCGTCGCGGCGGCGAACAAGGACAAGGACAAGACGTTCGGCGGTGTGTTCACGCTCTACAACGCCGGGTCGCCATCGGTCTACGCGGACGTCGACCGACTGAAAGCGGAGAAAGTCGGCCTGACGCCCACCGATGTGTTTCAGACGATGGAGTTATATCTCGGCTCGCAGTACGTGAACGACTTCAACTACCTCGGCCGCACGTATCAGGTGCGCGTGCAGGGCGACGAAGATTTCCGCCAATCACCCGATGATCTCGGTCGCCTCAAAGCGCGCAATGCATCGGGCGAGATGGTGCCGATCAGCACGGTTGCGACTTTCAGGAGCACGACGACGCCGTATCGCGTGCCGCGCTACAACCTGTACCCGGCCGCCGAAATCATGGGCTCGGCGGCGCCTGGCATCGCGTCCGGCGACGCGATGGACCGCATGGAGAAACTCGCGGCGCAGGTGCTGCCGAACGGCGTCACGTTCGAATGGACCGATCTGGCGCATCAACAGAAAGAGCAAACGACATCGCCGTTGATGATCTTCGCGGCGTCCGCGTTGTTCGTGTTCCTTGTGCTGGCCGCGCAGTACGAAAGCTGGAAGACCCCGCTCGCGATCGTGCTGATCGTGCCGATGTGTCTGCTCGCCGCGGCGATCGGCCTGAACATTCGCGGCATGCCGATCGACATCCTCGCGCAGATCGGTTTTGTCGTGCTGGTCGGCCTGGCGGCGAAGAACGCGATTCTGATCGTCGAATTCGCGAAGCAGCGGCAGGACGAAGACGGTGTCAGCGCGGAAGACGCGGCCGTGCATGCGGCGCACGTGCGGCTGCGCCCGATCCTGATGACGTCGTTTGCGTTCATCGCCGGCGTGGCACCGCTCGCGATCGCCAGCGGCGCCGGCTCGGAGATGCGGCAATCGCTGGGTACGACGGTCTTTTTCGGCATGCTCGGCGTGACGATCTTCGGGCTCGCTTTTACTCCCGCGTTCTACGCGTTCGTGCGCAAGCTCGGCGTGCGCGATACGACGCCTTTGCCGCGCAAGCTCGGCAGCGGAGGCACGCGATGAACCTGCGGCGAACATCGGAAGCTTCGGTGGCGGCGCTGATCGTCAGCGCAGCCATTTCCGGTTGCATGGTCGGCCCGAATTACGTCGCGCCGAAAACGGAACTCGCGCCGTTCCACAATGCCGGCGCGATCGCCAGTCGGCAAACCACGCTGCCGGCGCCGTCATTGGACCATTGGTGGACTGGATTCCACGATGCCGAGTTGGAAAAAGTCGTGCAGCGCGCGCTCGATCAAAACCTCGGTCTGCAAGCCGCGATCGCGCGCGTCGCACAGGCACGTGCCGCGGCGCAGGCAGCCGGCGCGCAACTTCTACCGACCATCGATGCGAACGCGTCGGCGACGATCCTGCATCAAAGCACGACGAGCCCACTCGGCACGTTGGCGAGCGCGTTTCCGAACTACAGCCGCGATCAGCGCGAATACGTGGTCGGCGCGACCGCGAGCTGGGAAATCGATCTCGCGGGCGGGTTGCGTCGCGCGCACGCCGCTGCACTGGAGGAGGAACAGGCCGCCGAAGCCGATCAACTCGGCACCCGCGTGACCGTCGTCGCCGATGCGGCGGACGCGTATCTGCAAATCCGCGGCTTGCAGGCGCGCATCGCCGTGACGCAGGATCAGATCGACACCGACGCGCGTCTGCTCGATCTCGTGAACGCGCGCAAGCATGCGGGCGCGGCGACCGAACGCGAAGTCGCGCAGGCCGAAGCGCTGTATCGCCAGGCGCGCGCGACGATGCCGGCACTGCGCGTGTCGCTCGAAGCACAACTGAATCGGCTCGACGTGCTGATGGGTGCGCAGCCCGGCACGTATGCCACCGAACTCGGCGTCAACGCCGCAACGATTCCCGACGTGCCTGCCATCGGCACCGGCGATCAGCCGATCGACGTGTTGCGGCGACGCCCGGACATCATCGCGGCGGAGCGCCATCTGGCGGCATCGAACGAACAGATCGGCGTGGCGATCGCCGATTACTATCCGAAGATTTCGCTGTCTGGTGCACTTGGCTTCGACAGCATCACGAGCAATCATCTGTTCAACGCCAAATCGTTCCAGCCGCTCGGCACAGGCGCGCTGCGGTGGAGGATCTTCGATTTCGGCAAGGTCGATGCCGAGGTCAAGCAGGCGCGCGGCGCATACGCGGAAGCGCTCGTGCAAT
Proteins encoded in this window:
- a CDS encoding efflux transporter outer membrane subunit encodes the protein MNLRRTSEASVAALIVSAAISGCMVGPNYVAPKTELAPFHNAGAIASRQTTLPAPSLDHWWTGFHDAELEKVVQRALDQNLGLQAAIARVAQARAAAQAAGAQLLPTIDANASATILHQSTTSPLGTLASAFPNYSRDQREYVVGATASWEIDLAGGLRRAHAAALEEEQAAEADQLGTRVTVVADAADAYLQIRGLQARIAVTQDQIDTDARLLDLVNARKHAGAATEREVAQAEALYRQARATMPALRVSLEAQLNRLDVLMGAQPGTYATELGVNAATIPDVPAIGTGDQPIDVLRRRPDIIAAERHLAASNEQIGVAIADYYPKISLSGALGFDSITSNHLFNAKSFQPLGTGALRWRIFDFGKVDAEVKQARGAYAEALVQYKEAALKATEDVEDAFVTLAQTELRAQELQQEVTALVSARDLSERAYRAGSITLTDVLDADRQLLSARDDLDATRADAARAAVRTYRALGGGWDAPQQVAQSN